One stretch of Ostrinia nubilalis chromosome 11, ilOstNubi1.1, whole genome shotgun sequence DNA includes these proteins:
- the LOC135075822 gene encoding homeobox protein SIX6: MRGSWDESTTAALHARILEAHRGPAADRAAEPAPCADPPPGLSINAVELAAPTPLLPLPTLSFSAAQVATVCETLEESGDVERLARFLWSLPVAHPNVAELERCEAVLRARAVVAFHAGRHRELYSILERHRFQRSSHAKLQALWLEAHYQEAERLRGRPLGPVDKYRVRKKFPLPRTIWDGEQKTHCFKERTRSLLREWYLQDPYPNPTKKRELAAATGLTPTQVGNWFKNRRQRDRAAAAKNRSALLGRGFASSSTYDEDSVDSEINVDEE, translated from the coding sequence ATGCGCGGCTCCTGGGACGAGTCCACGACGGCGGCGCTGCACGCGCGCATCCTGGAGGCGCACCGCGGGCCCGCGGCCGACCGCGCCGCCGAGCCCGCGCCCTGCGCCGACCCGCCGCCCGGCCTGTCCATCAACGCCGTCGAGCTGGCTGCGCCCACGCCTCTCCTGCCGCTCCCGACGCTCTCCTTCAGCGCCGCGCAAGTCGCCACCGTCTGCGAAACCCTCGAAGAAAGCGGAGACGTCGAACGGCTCGCCAGATTTCTGTGGTCTTTGCCAGTCGCACATCCAAATGTGGCCGAACTCGAAAGATGCGAGGCCGTACTTCGAGCGCGAGCCGTCGTGGCTTTCCATGCGGGACGGCACCGAGAGCTATATTCCATACTGGAGAGACACCGCTTCCAGCGGTCGAGCCATGCAAAGTTGCAAGCCCTGTGGCTGGAGGCCCATTACCAGGAAGCAGAGAGGCTGAGAGGGCGCCCGCTCGGGCCCGTCGACAAATACCGCGTCCGCAAGAAGTTTCCTTTGCCCCGAACGATCTGGGATGGTGAACAGAAGACGCACTGTTTCAAAGAACGGACACGATCTCTCCTCAGGGAGTGGTATTTGCAAGATCCGTATCCAAATCCGACAAAGAAGAGGGAGCTGGCGGCTGCGACGGGGCTGACGCCGACGCAGGTGGGCAACTGGTTCAAAAACCGACGGCAGCGGGACCGCGCTGCGGCGGCCAAGAACCGATCTGCTCTCCTCGGCCGAGGCTTCGCCTCCTCCTCCACGTACGACGAGGACTCAGTCGACTCCGAGATCAACGTGGACGAAGAATAG